The Spodoptera frugiperda isolate SF20-4 chromosome 2, AGI-APGP_CSIRO_Sfru_2.0, whole genome shotgun sequence genome has a window encoding:
- the LOC118269065 gene encoding uncharacterized protein LOC118269065 isoform X2, with protein MHFWIDKRSQCAYTGRHRVPSSLSAGRARGRVCASGGGGAGRKGMAAPVHRFAAVDCPPRRPHRSHRHAGPPPMPAVHATRRQNDEPSLYVEIPAEPPQPTIASLAAARSVTPDTLLRTAALGLHHSPMMAPHLKFGMLVSFALATVFLAGAKYYFDRQVIRSGGGSGSGGEASVVCAAVACVCGVGCALSLCRARPPPPLPPDRVSSTAQRDRHPPPSEPSDDISLATLLQSSERSQPVTESPEAPPPYKIAVLMPGRDASPPPPAYSSLS; from the exons GGCGAGCGCGGGGTCGCGTGTGTGCgagcgggggcgggggcgcgggccgcAAGGGCATGGCGGCGCCCGTGCACCGCTTCGCCGCCGTCGActgcccgccgcgccgcccgcaccGCTCCCACCGACATGCCGG GCCTCCACCGATGCCGGCAGTCCACGCGACGCGGCGGCAAAATGACGAGCCGAGCTTGTACGTGGAGATACCAGCCGAGCCCCCGCAGCCGACCATCGCCAGTCTGGCAGCCGCCCGCTCCGTGACCCCCGACACCTTACTGCGCACCGCAGCCCTAGGCCTCCACCACTCGCCCATGATGGCTCCGCACCTCAAGTTCGGGATGCTGGTCTCCTTCGCACTGGCTACTGTCTTCCTAGCCGGGGCGAAGTACTACTTTGATCGGCAG GTGATCCGTTCTGGCGGCGGGTCGGGGTCGGGCGGCGAGGCGAGCGTGGTGTGCGCGGCCGTGGCGTGCGTGTGCGGCGTGGGCTGCGCGCTGTCGCTGTGCcgcgcgcgcccgccgccgccgctgccgcccgACCGCGTCTCCTCCACCGCGCAGCGCGACCGACAC CCTCCACCATCAGAACCATCAGACGACATATCGCTGGCGACCCTTCTACAATCCTCCGAGCGCTCGCAGCCAGTGACCGAGTCCCCTGAGGCGCCGCCCCCGTACAAGATCGCAGTCCTGATGCCCGGCCGCGACGCTAGCCCTCCGCCCCCTGCATACAGCTCGCTCAGCTAG
- the LOC118269065 gene encoding uncharacterized protein LOC118269065 isoform X1: MHFWIDKRSQCAYTGRHRVPSSLSAGRARGRVCASGGGGAGRKGMAAPVHRFAAVDCPPRRPHRSHRHAGPPPMPAVHATRRQNDEPSLYVEIPAEPPQPTIASLAAARSVTPDTLLRTAALGLHHSPMMAPHLKFGMLVSFALATVFLAGAKYYFDRQVSVIRSGGGSGSGGEASVVCAAVACVCGVGCALSLCRARPPPPLPPDRVSSTAQRDRHPPPSEPSDDISLATLLQSSERSQPVTESPEAPPPYKIAVLMPGRDASPPPPAYSSLS, encoded by the exons GGCGAGCGCGGGGTCGCGTGTGTGCgagcgggggcgggggcgcgggccgcAAGGGCATGGCGGCGCCCGTGCACCGCTTCGCCGCCGTCGActgcccgccgcgccgcccgcaccGCTCCCACCGACATGCCGG GCCTCCACCGATGCCGGCAGTCCACGCGACGCGGCGGCAAAATGACGAGCCGAGCTTGTACGTGGAGATACCAGCCGAGCCCCCGCAGCCGACCATCGCCAGTCTGGCAGCCGCCCGCTCCGTGACCCCCGACACCTTACTGCGCACCGCAGCCCTAGGCCTCCACCACTCGCCCATGATGGCTCCGCACCTCAAGTTCGGGATGCTGGTCTCCTTCGCACTGGCTACTGTCTTCCTAGCCGGGGCGAAGTACTACTTTGATCGGCAGGTGAGC GTGATCCGTTCTGGCGGCGGGTCGGGGTCGGGCGGCGAGGCGAGCGTGGTGTGCGCGGCCGTGGCGTGCGTGTGCGGCGTGGGCTGCGCGCTGTCGCTGTGCcgcgcgcgcccgccgccgccgctgccgcccgACCGCGTCTCCTCCACCGCGCAGCGCGACCGACAC CCTCCACCATCAGAACCATCAGACGACATATCGCTGGCGACCCTTCTACAATCCTCCGAGCGCTCGCAGCCAGTGACCGAGTCCCCTGAGGCGCCGCCCCCGTACAAGATCGCAGTCCTGATGCCCGGCCGCGACGCTAGCCCTCCGCCCCCTGCATACAGCTCGCTCAGCTAG